Genomic window ([Empedobacter] haloabium):
GCATGATGGATGCGATGGGCGGCCCAGGTTCGGCCTACAAATGGGCGCGCCAGTCGCCGCCGCTGATGGCGCGCGACCTGATCCACTTCACGGTGGCTGGATACCAGCGCTTCGCGCGCGACTTTGCGCGCGACATGGGGTGGGCGGTAGAGGCGACGAAATAAGAGAGTTCCGATTTGGCACGGCAACCCGGCAAGCGACCCACCGGTGACAGGCACCTGTTCCTCGCGAGCCGGGATCGCAGCGCGTGCTGGATCGGCCAACCGTGTCATTGATTCCGGTGTCTAGGCCATCGCCCGGAACGTCGCCCGCAAATGCTCGACGAAGGTTACGGGATTCTCCATTGCCGCGAAATGGCCACCGCGTTCGGCTTCGCCGAAAAAGCGCAGGTCGGCAAATCTCGCTTCCGCCCAGCGCCGCGACAGTCTTAGCTGTTCACCCGGAAACATGCTGACACCCGCAGGCAGCGGGATCGGCGCAGCGGGCATTCCCTGCGCCATTTCCCTCACACCTTCCCAGTAAAAGCGCGCGGCGCTCGGTCCGGCGTTGGTCAGCCAGTACAGCATCACGTGGTCGATCAGATGGTCGAGGGGAATCACGCTTTCCGGATGCCCACCGCTGTCCGAGACGTCCTGGAACAGGGCGTACAGCCAGCCGGCCAGGCCGACCGGCGAATCCGCCAGCCCATACGCCACCGACTGCGGTCGCGTGCTCTGAAGCTTCATGTAGCCGGAATATTCGCGGTCATACCGCGCGGCGTCTGCCAGCATGCGCCGCTCCTCGGGCGTCGCCTCGGCGACCTCCTGTGCCGTCGGCTGGAACATCACCATGTTCAGGTGGATGCCGGCCAGGCCTGGCGCGCGCATGTGGGCCAGCGCGGTCGTCACCGCCGCGCCCCAGTCCCCACCCTGGGCCAGCCACCGTTTGCCATAGCCCAGGCGCTGCATCAGTTCCTGGAACGCGCTTGCGGTGCGACCGACACCCCAGCCCGGTTCGGACGGCTTGTCCGAAAAGCCGAAGCCGGGCAAGGATGGCATCACGAGGTGAAAGGCATCGGTGGCACGCCCGCCGAATTCGCGCGGCCGGGTCAGCGGTCCGATCACTTCCCTGAATTCGAGGATCGAACCCGGCCAGCCATGCGTCAGCAGCAGCGGCGTCGCGTCCGCTTCGGGCGAGCGGATGTGCAGGAAATGAAAGCCCAGGCCATCGATGACCGTACGGCTGCTGCCCCAGTCGTTGAGCAGGGCTTCGGTAGCGCGCCAGTCGTAACCGCGGCGCCAGCGTTCGACCAGCGCGCGGATACGGTCGGGGTGCGGCCCCTGCGAACCGTCCGCGACCGTGCCCGGGTCGGGCCATCGGATGCGACCCAGCCTGTCGGCGAGATCGTCCAGGTCAGCCTGCGGAATGTGGATGGGATACGCATCGATTTGCTTGGTCATGTCAGCCTTCGGGATGGGAGTTGTTCATTCGTTGCTCGAACCGAACACCTTGTTGCAATATGCGAGCAGAAGTTCCGGTTCCGCGGCAGGCGCGCGGAAGGCGATGTGGCCGTCCGGCCGGACCAGCACCAGCGCGGGTTGACCGTCCATGCCGTAAGCGGCATGCGCCTCGCCGTCCAGATCGGAGAGGACCACGGCATCGTCCGGCTGCGCGAGCGCGGCACCCAGGACCAGCCTTGGCCGGACGAAGGTCCAGGGCGATGCGGCGGCGATGGCGGTGCGCAGTTGTGGCAGCGCTTGGGCCTGCTGGCCGTCGAAGGCCAGCAAGGTCCAGCCCCAGGTATGGCCATCGGGGTTGTAGAGGTGCGCAAACAGTGTCGTCGATGTGCCGTCCGCCGCGATCACGTCCGCGTCGGGTGCGCGATCGCCGGGATGCGGCACCTGGCGCCGCAGCAGGTCGCGCAAGCGGCCGAGGTGATCCTCGTTCAGCGGGCTGTCCGGGTAGCCCACCGTCAGCTGCTGCAGGTCGTTGGTGCCCTGGATCAGCTCACCGATATTGGGCAGGAAGCTGGCGGCCACGCGCATCGCCGCATCCGTCAGCGTCCCGCGATAGACGCTGTTGCGGAAGCCCTGCTCCTGCTGCTTGTCGAGGCGGCGATGCTCGCCACCCCGCTCGGCGTCGTAGGATGTCAGCACGATGGGCTGCGCCCGTTCATTCAGCACCATGGCCAGCCGCCAGGCGACGCCGACGGCGTCGTGCAGGCCGGCATTCATGCCCTGCCCGCCCGCCGGCAAGGTCAGGTGTCCGGCGTCGCCGGCCAGCAGGATGCGGCCCTTGGCGTAGCCGGTCGATACACCGTGCTGGAAGCGGCTGTGCGTCAGCCAGATCGGATCGGACAGCGTCAGCGTTTCGTCCTGCGTCACTTCGCGCGCGATCGCCTGCATTTCTTCCAGCGTGGGATCGCGGTCCGGCAGTCCCGTGTCGTCGGACAGGAAAAACAGGCGGTGGTAGCCCTCCCAGACCGGCAGCACGCCACAAAAGCCGCGTGGATAGTAGAAGAACCACAGGTGGTCGAAGTCGGTCGAGCGGCGCCAACGCAGCCTGGCGTCGACCTGGCGGTTCATGCAGTTCGGCAGTTTCTCGGGCTCGAAGTCGAGGCCCAGCGCCTTGCGCACGAAACCTTCGTGACCGTCCGCACCCACCACGTAGCGGCAGCGCAGCTTTTCCACCGGGCCTTCGGTCTCATGCTCGTCCGTCGCACCGACGGTGGCGATCGACACCCAGACCCCATCCTCGTCCTGCTCCATGCCGACCACCTTGCGGCCGCGCTCGACCGTGCCGCCTTTGGCCTGCACCTGCTCCGCCAGCACCGTCTCGATGACGTCCTGGCCGCTGTACAGCACGTCCGGATAGGGACTCGCGACATCGGCGATGGCGATCGGCTCCACCGTCTTCCCGTTCAGCAGCGTGTTGATCTGCCTGATCCGGTGCGATCGGCTTGCCAGGGCATCGCGAATGCCGATTGCCGCCAGCAGTTCCTGCGGCCGGGCCCACAGGTTGTTGGCGCGTGAATTCGGTTTCGGTTCGCGCCGTTGTTCGAAGAGGCGGAAGGCGACACCGTGATGTGCCAGCGCACAGGCCGTGGTCAGGCCGATCGGGCCGCCACCGATGACGATCACGTCGGTGTCGAAATCCGCATCCCTGTATCTGTTCGTCATGCTGCATCCTTTCTCAGTCGGTTTCCGGTAGGGCGGCATCCGGCGGCAGGTCGAGGACCTGGGCCAGCACCTCGCGCAATTCGGCCAGGACGGCGCTGGCGATGGCGACCCGCTCGGCACCGATGCGCTCGAGTGCGATGCGATCGACCGCCGCGGCCGCCGCTTCCGCCGCCGTCAACGCCTTGCGGCCTTGCGCTGTCAGCACCACCAGCCTGGCCCGCTGGTGGTGCGGATTGGCCGCGAACGTGACGAATCCGCGCTCGGCCAGCAGCTCGACGACGCGCTGGACGGCCTGCCGCGTGAGGCCCATATTGCGGGCGATATGCGCCACCGGCAGCGGCGCGGGCGCATAGCCCAGGGCGCCCAGTACCTGCCACCACGCGGTCGTCAGGCCGATATCGCGTACGAGCTTGTTGCCCGAATCCACCAGGCGGCCGTTCGTCGCGAACACGTTCAACACCAATTCGCGAATGGGCTGGGCAGGGTTTTCGTTGTCCATGGCAGTATGTTTGCGATATGACAGCATGCTGTCAATTGTGCGGATGGTGCGGCGGTAGCGCCGCCCGGTCAAAGGCGGTTCAGCCCGGCTTTGGAGAGCTCGCGTTGCCCGGGAACCAGCTGACGCGAACGGCGCGCCCAATAAAAAAACGCCGGGTCACCCCGGCGTTTTCGCATTCAGTCCAGACGATTCGTCAGAACTGGTTCATCGTATTGTGCACGCCACCGGCCTTCAGCGCCGCTTCGCCGCTGAAGTATTCCTTGTGGTCGTCGCCGATGTCCGAGCCGGACATGTTCTGGTGCTTGACGCAGGCGATGCCCTGGCGGATTTCCTTGCGCTGCACGCCGGCCACGTAGCCCAGCATGCCCTGCTCGCCGAAGTATTCCTTGGCCAGGTTGTCCGTCGACAGCGCGGCCGTGTGGTAGGTCGGCAGCGTGATCAGGTGATGGAAGATGCCGGCTTCGCGGGCCGCGTCGGCCTGGAACGTGCGGATACGCTCGTCCGCCTCGCGCGCCAGTTCGGACTCGTCGTACTCGGCGCTCATCAGCTGGGTACGGTCGTACTGCGACACGTCCTTGCCCTGTTCCTTCATCGCGTCATAGACCTGCTGGCGGAAGTTCAGCGTCCAGTTAAACGACGGGCTGTTGTTGTACACCAGCTTGGCGTTCGGGATCACCTTGCGGATTTCCTTGACCATGCCGCCGATCTGGGCGATGTGCGGTTTTTCCGTTTCGATCCACAGCAGGTCGGCGCCGTTCTGCAGCGAGGTGATGCAGTCCAGCACGCAGCGCGCTTCGCCGGTGCCCTGGCGGAACTGGAACAGGTTGCTCGGCAGGCGCTTCGGACGCACCAGCTTGCCGCCCTGCTTGATGACGACGTCGCCGTTGGCCAGCGCGTCGGCCGTCACTTCCTCGATGTCCAGGAAGCTGTTGTACTGGTCGCCCAGGTCGCCCGGTTCACGGGTGTAGGCGATCTGCTTGGTCAGGCCGGCGCCCAGCGAGTCGGTACGGGCGACGATCAGGCCGTCGTCCACGCCCAGCTCCAGGAAGGCGTAGCGCACGGCGCGGATCTTGGCCAGGAAGTCCTCGTGCGGCACGGTGACCTTGCCGTCCTGGTGGCCGCACTGCTTCTCGTCCGACACCTGGTTCTCGATCTGGATGCAGCAGGCACCCGCCTCGATCATCTGCTTGGCCATCAGGTAGGTCGCTTCCGCGTTGCCGAAGCCGGCGTCGATGTCGGCGATGATCGGCACCACGTGGGTGACGAAGCCGTCGATCTTGGCCTGGATGGCGGCGCGCGAAGCGTCGTCCTTGGCGGCGTCCAGCTGGCGGAACAGGCCGCCCAGCTCACGGGCATCGGCCTGGCGCAGGAAGGTGTACAGCTCGCGGATCAGCGAGGCGACGGCGGTCTTCTCGTGCATCGACTGGTCCGGCAGCGGGCCGAACTCGGAACGCAGGGCGGCGACCATCCAGCCGGACAGGTACAGGTAGCGGCGGTCGGTGCTGTTGAAGTGCTTCTTGATCGAGATCAGCTTCTGCTGGCCGATGAAGCCGTGCCAGCAACCCAGCGACTGGGTGTACTTGGACGGGTCGGCGTCATAGGCTGCCATGTCGCGGCGCATGATGGCGGCCGTGTAGCGGGCGATATCCAGGCCGGTCTTGAAGCGGTTCTGCGCACGCATGCGGGCCGCGGACTCGGGGTTGATGGCGTCCCAGGCGCTGCCCTCTTTCTGCTTCAGGGTGGCGATGGCATCGATATCGGTTTGGTACTGTGACATGGTGGCGCTCCAGAATGAGTGAATCGGAATCGTTTGGGTCTTTCGTGCCGTGCCGCGGTGCCGTGTTGCAGTGCACGGATTGGCTGACCCGATGACTTCATTCTAGACCAAGTTCAGGAAAGTCCTATGTCTTATATAAGAGTTGTTGTTTTAAGTATTTTCCTTATTTTTCAGTCGCTTATCATTCA
Coding sequences:
- a CDS encoding FAD-dependent monooxygenase, with product MTNRYRDADFDTDVIVIGGGPIGLTTACALAHHGVAFRLFEQRREPKPNSRANNLWARPQELLAAIGIRDALASRSHRIRQINTLLNGKTVEPIAIADVASPYPDVLYSGQDVIETVLAEQVQAKGGTVERGRKVVGMEQDEDGVWVSIATVGATDEHETEGPVEKLRCRYVVGADGHEGFVRKALGLDFEPEKLPNCMNRQVDARLRWRRSTDFDHLWFFYYPRGFCGVLPVWEGYHRLFFLSDDTGLPDRDPTLEEMQAIAREVTQDETLTLSDPIWLTHSRFQHGVSTGYAKGRILLAGDAGHLTLPAGGQGMNAGLHDAVGVAWRLAMVLNERAQPIVLTSYDAERGGEHRRLDKQQEQGFRNSVYRGTLTDAAMRVAASFLPNIGELIQGTNDLQQLTVGYPDSPLNEDHLGRLRDLLRRQVPHPGDRAPDADVIAADGTSTTLFAHLYNPDGHTWGWTLLAFDGQQAQALPQLRTAIAAASPWTFVRPRLVLGAALAQPDDAVVLSDLDGEAHAAYGMDGQPALVLVRPDGHIAFRAPAAEPELLLAYCNKVFGSSNE
- a CDS encoding isocitrate lyase encodes the protein MSQYQTDIDAIATLKQKEGSAWDAINPESAARMRAQNRFKTGLDIARYTAAIMRRDMAAYDADPSKYTQSLGCWHGFIGQQKLISIKKHFNSTDRRYLYLSGWMVAALRSEFGPLPDQSMHEKTAVASLIRELYTFLRQADARELGGLFRQLDAAKDDASRAAIQAKIDGFVTHVVPIIADIDAGFGNAEATYLMAKQMIEAGACCIQIENQVSDEKQCGHQDGKVTVPHEDFLAKIRAVRYAFLELGVDDGLIVARTDSLGAGLTKQIAYTREPGDLGDQYNSFLDIEEVTADALANGDVVIKQGGKLVRPKRLPSNLFQFRQGTGEARCVLDCITSLQNGADLLWIETEKPHIAQIGGMVKEIRKVIPNAKLVYNNSPSFNWTLNFRQQVYDAMKEQGKDVSQYDRTQLMSAEYDESELAREADERIRTFQADAAREAGIFHHLITLPTYHTAALSTDNLAKEYFGEQGMLGYVAGVQRKEIRQGIACVKHQNMSGSDIGDDHKEYFSGEAALKAGGVHNTMNQF
- a CDS encoding MarR family transcriptional regulator produces the protein MDNENPAQPIRELVLNVFATNGRLVDSGNKLVRDIGLTTAWWQVLGALGYAPAPLPVAHIARNMGLTRQAVQRVVELLAERGFVTFAANPHHQRARLVVLTAQGRKALTAAEAAAAAVDRIALERIGAERVAIASAVLAELREVLAQVLDLPPDAALPETD
- a CDS encoding alpha/beta fold hydrolase, giving the protein MTKQIDAYPIHIPQADLDDLADRLGRIRWPDPGTVADGSQGPHPDRIRALVERWRRGYDWRATEALLNDWGSSRTVIDGLGFHFLHIRSPEADATPLLLTHGWPGSILEFREVIGPLTRPREFGGRATDAFHLVMPSLPGFGFSDKPSEPGWGVGRTASAFQELMQRLGYGKRWLAQGGDWGAAVTTALAHMRAPGLAGIHLNMVMFQPTAQEVAEATPEERRMLADAARYDREYSGYMKLQSTRPQSVAYGLADSPVGLAGWLYALFQDVSDSGGHPESVIPLDHLIDHVMLYWLTNAGPSAARFYWEGVREMAQGMPAAPIPLPAGVSMFPGEQLRLSRRWAEARFADLRFFGEAERGGHFAAMENPVTFVEHLRATFRAMA